GCGATAGTGAGGGACAACAGAACGAAACCGGCGGGTCGGGCAACGACAGCATGGAGAACGAATCCGAGGGCGAACAGGGGAGCCAGATGGCGATGGTTCGGGTCGCCCACCTCTCGCCGGACGCTCCGAACGTCGACGTCTACGTCGACGGCGAGGTCGTCCTCGAGGACGTCGCCTACCGCGACGTGAGCGACTACCTCGAACTCCAGCCGGGCACCTACGGGGTGCAGATCACGGCCGCCGGCGATCAGGAGACGGTGGTCTTCGATGAGGACGTGGAGGTACAGACCGGCGCGTTCACGCTCGCAGCGGTCGGCGAGATCGAAGGCGAGAGCCAGCCCTTCGACGTGCTCGTCGTCGAGGACGACCTCTCGGATCCGGGCGAGAACGCCCGCGTAACCGCCCTGCACGCCTCGCCGGACGCCCCGGAAGTCGACCTCGTCGAGGCCGAATCCGGCGATCCGCTCGCGGCGGGACTGGCCTTCGGCGACACCGCGACCTTCGAGGTGCCGGAAGGGTCCTACACCCTCGAAGTCAGGCCCGCGGGCGGGGAGGAGGCCGTCGCCGAGTTCGACGTCGAGGTCGCCGCGGGGACCGTCTACAGCGCCTTCGCCGTTGGGTACGTCGAACCGGCGAACGCGCCCGTC
The DNA window shown above is from Halalkalicoccus jeotgali B3 and carries:
- a CDS encoding DUF4397 domain-containing protein, translated to MGQESGGGSGDSEGQQNETGGSGNDSMENESEGEQGSQMAMVRVAHLSPDAPNVDVYVDGEVVLEDVAYRDVSDYLELQPGTYGVQITAAGDQETVVFDEDVEVQTGAFTLAAVGEIEGESQPFDVLVVEDDLSDPGENARVTALHASPDAPEVDLVEAESGDPLAAGLAFGDTATFEVPEGSYTLEVRPAGGEEAVAEFDVEVAAGTVYSAFAVGYVEPANAPVDAPFELEVVENTQ